CCTTCGCACTCTGTGCCTGTGGATCGATGCTCACCCTTCTGAAGAGTTTTCCACAGACGATCTTGCCGCCGCCGTCAATATTTCACGCGTTTCGTGCCGTAAATATCTCATCTGGCTCGCGCAGACCAATATTCTGTTTACCAGCATTCACTATGGCGCGACCGGCCGCCCGGTTTACCGTTATCGTCTGCAGGCGGAACACAGCGCTCAGCTTAAGCAATATTGTCAATGAGCCGGTAACCGTCGTTGAGCCGTTTGAAGCTGAATTGACGCTGGGAAGAGCAGATAATTTCCTTGTCCCGTGTGACGAAAACAGCCTCAATTCCCGGATTTTGATCAAGCGTTGCAAGGCCCTGCTCTACGCCCTGCCCGTACATTAAGGTGGTCCATACATCACCATCGGTGGCGTTATCGCAAATAATGGTCACGCTCAGCAGCTCATTATCGAGCGGATAACCCGTCTGCGGATCAAGAATGTGATGGTAGCAGCGGCCGTCCAGTTCAAAATAACGTTCGTAGATACCCGACGTGACGACCGATTTATCAGTGACGCTGATCACGCCGAGCGCAGCATCATCCGCTGCAAACGGCTGCTTCAATCCTATCTTCCAGGGTTGCTGAACGCTGTTTCCTAATGCCAGCACGTTGCCACCCAGATTGATAAGCGCATTCTCAACGCCCTGCTGGCGCAGATAGTCACGCACCACGTCAGCAATATACCCTTTGGCAATGGCCCCCAAATCGATCTCCATACCCGCCAGTGGCAAAAATACGGAAGCGGCCACGTCGTCCAGGATAACCTGATTGGGGTCAGTTAACCTGAGCAGCGCACGCAGTTCAGAAGCTGCCGGCACGTGACAACCCTGGAAACCGATCTTCCAGCGCTTTACCAACGGCCCGATAGTAAAGTTAAAACAGCTGCCTGGTAATGTACTGACCTTTTTAGCCAGTTTGATCACCTCATAAAGCGTCCTGCTTACGACAACGGCATGCTCTCCTGCCGCACGGTTTATCGCCATCACCTGGGACCGCTCACGGTTGACGGTGAAAATATCCTCCTGCTGCTTAATCAGGCGAAACACATTTCCCGCCAGCTGCTGATTATCTTCAAACAGCTTTAGCTGCACAGGAGAACCCATAAGGACAGCAGAATAGCAGTAGACGCCGCTATCTGAAGACATGGCACCTCCCTGGGTGAAGTGACTTGTCAGGGACGGCTAGCCGCCCCTGATGATAAGAAAATCCTAACGCAGCGCCCATGTGGCGGCATTACGGCCAGCAAGAATACCGAAGATGATAATATCCGCTACCGCATTTCCCCCGATACGGTTGGCGCCGTGGATACCACCTACCACTTCACCCGCCGCCCATGCCCCTCCGATCGGCTGGTGCTGCGCATCCAGTACTTCCGCATCCGTGTTGATGGTGACCCCTCCCATCGTGTGATGCACGCCGGGGGCAATGCGAATAGCAAAGAATGGCCCCTTTTCCAGCGGATGACGCAACGCCGTCTGACGGCCGAAATCTTCATCATGTTGACGTTCGACAAACTGATTATAACGTTCCAGCGTAGCCTGAAGCGATTCCTGATCCATATTCAGCTTCACCGCCAGTTCATACGGCGTTGGAGCACTGACCACAAACCCCTTCGCGATATATTCATCGGCAGCCTTATTATTTGCCCGCACCCGATCGTCAAACACGATCCAGGCACTCTTTTCAGGCAGGGCGATGATCTGCGCCGAAACCTTATCGCGCGTTTCCATTTCGTTATAGAAGCGATGGCCTGCCTGGCTTACCAGAATCGCCCCGCCCCCGCGGATCGCTTCAGAAACCAGATAGGAGGTCGTCTGCTCAACCGTTGGGTGGATCTGTATTTCGCCCATATCCACCGTTGCCGCACCGATCTGCTGCAACATTGCGATGCCGCTGCCGGTGGCACCTTTGTGGTTAGTGGTAACAAACCCATCCAGTTCAGGACGATATTTCACCACCATTTCACGATTCGCGCTAAAGCCGCCGGTAGCGACGATAACGCTTTTCGCATGCAGGATGCGGCTGTCGTTATACTCGTCGACCACTTTTACCCCGATGACGACACCTTTTTCACACAGGATCTCATCGACGGAGGTCTCCAGCAGCACCTCAATTTCACGCTGGTTGATGTTTTTCACCAAGCCGCTGATCAGGAATCCCCCTACGGCAGAACGATCGGCCGGGCGGTGGGTGCGGTCAATACTCATACCGCCAGTAATAGTGATATCGTTAAGTTCGATATCATGACGCGCCAGCCACTCAATCGCTTCCGGTGCCTGATCGACAAATTGGCGCAGCAGCTGCTGGTTATTTTTACATTTGCCGCCTTTCAAGGTTTCGTTGAAGAACAGCTCTTTACTGTCTTCAATCCCCTTTAACTTTTGGAAGCGGGTCTCTGCGGCGTTCATCCCTACGGAAGCCTTAATCGTATTCCCGCCGATGGTAGGCATTTTCTCAACGATCGCCACTTTTGCCCCTTCTTCGGAGGCCTGGATCGCCGCGGCGAGACCGCCGCCGCCGCTACCTATCACCACCACATCGTAGTGCTGCGGAGCCTGCGGATTACCTCCCGCCTCAATAACATGCTCCTTGCTGGAGGTAGTCAACGCACGGGATACCGCCTTTTTCAGCGCCTCACTCTGTGTGGTGGCACCGGTGATGGCATCCACATGCGGGCTGTTTGCCACCAGCATGCGTGTACGCAGGCTTTCGAAGGTGGTGGTGAAGTCAACGTCTAACGTCGCGTCCGGCTCCAGCGAAATATCGGTGATACGGTCAGTATCAAGCGTGACGTTGATTTGCAGTTTTAGCGCCTCGGCCTCGACTTTTTCCTGATATACGCCGGCTTTATATTTGCGTCCGCCGGTGCTGACATCACGGA
This DNA window, taken from Erwinia tasmaniensis Et1/99, encodes the following:
- a CDS encoding flavocytochrome c; amino-acid sequence: MNTLTPVLNPLTLPNGSVLKNRLLMAPMTTCTGFYDGTVTSELVEYYRVRAGSIGAVIVECCFIDAKGPAFPGAIAIDSDNKIPGLAKIADAIKTAGSKAILQIYHGGRMVEPELIGGKTPVAPSAIAAARVGATTPQALSAEEVEVMITKFGDAVNRAIKAGFDGVEIHGANTYLIQQFYSPHSNQRDDKWGGSREKRARFPLEVLEITHKMAQRFADPSFIIGYRFSPEEIEVPGIRFEDTLYLLEKLAARGLDYVHFSVGQLLRSSIVDVSDPTPLIGKYLAMRSDRLAKIPVIGVGGVINKADAESALEHGFDLVAVGKACIAYPDWADRVIDNDRLELFIDSTQREALNIPEPLWRFSLVDAMIRDVSTGGRKYKAGVYQEKVEAEALKLQINVTLDTDRITDISLEPDATLDVDFTTTFESLRTRMLVANSPHVDAITGATTQSEALKKAVSRALTTSSKEHVIEAGGNPQAPQHYDVVVIGSGGGGLAAAIQASEEGAKVAIVEKMPTIGGNTIKASVGMNAAETRFQKLKGIEDSKELFFNETLKGGKCKNNQQLLRQFVDQAPEAIEWLARHDIELNDITITGGMSIDRTHRPADRSAVGGFLISGLVKNINQREIEVLLETSVDEILCEKGVVIGVKVVDEYNDSRILHAKSVIVATGGFSANREMVVKYRPELDGFVTTNHKGATGSGIAMLQQIGAATVDMGEIQIHPTVEQTTSYLVSEAIRGGGAILVSQAGHRFYNEMETRDKVSAQIIALPEKSAWIVFDDRVRANNKAADEYIAKGFVVSAPTPYELAVKLNMDQESLQATLERYNQFVERQHDEDFGRQTALRHPLEKGPFFAIRIAPGVHHTMGGVTINTDAEVLDAQHQPIGGAWAAGEVVGGIHGANRIGGNAVADIIIFGILAGRNAATWALR
- a CDS encoding FAD:protein FMN transferase — encoded protein: MSSDSGVYCYSAVLMGSPVQLKLFEDNQQLAGNVFRLIKQQEDIFTVNRERSQVMAINRAAGEHAVVVSRTLYEVIKLAKKVSTLPGSCFNFTIGPLVKRWKIGFQGCHVPAASELRALLRLTDPNQVILDDVAASVFLPLAGMEIDLGAIAKGYIADVVRDYLRQQGVENALINLGGNVLALGNSVQQPWKIGLKQPFAADDAALGVISVTDKSVVTSGIYERYFELDGRCYHHILDPQTGYPLDNELLSVTIICDNATDGDVWTTLMYGQGVEQGLATLDQNPGIEAVFVTRDKEIICSSQRQFSFKRLNDGYRLIDNIA